The following are encoded in a window of Oceanidesulfovibrio indonesiensis genomic DNA:
- a CDS encoding sigma-54-dependent transcriptional regulator, translating into MPTHILCIDDEPNYVLVLEALLTEEGYSVTALSDPETALAYLDESEVDVVITDMKMPKLSGQGVLDHVKKNYPYIPVMIMTAYGSIEGAVEAMKLGAFDYITKPFANEELLLSVRKAAQMAEAQRQYRVLQESLGQRFGKHQILGTSKVMQNVLAMIDRAGPSKATVLITGESGTGKELVAKAIHFSSPRSKGPFISVNCAALNPGVLESELFGHEKGSFTGAVARKRGRFELAHGGTLFLDEIGELSQDMQVKLLRVLQERTFERVGGTESISVDIRLVAATNKDLPEAVKNGGFREDLYYRLNVIQIEIPALRERREDIPLLASSFAEKYAEENETAHKTFSPEAIGYLMGYEWPGNVRQLENVVERCMVLAGSDVIGVEDLPAEIKDEEAQFKSAVDLLPVKLDLSDTLEKIEAALVRRALVRSDFVQVKAAELLGISKSLLQYKLKKYQISAHP; encoded by the coding sequence ATGCCGACGCATATACTCTGTATAGACGACGAACCGAACTACGTGCTCGTCCTCGAAGCCCTGCTTACCGAGGAAGGGTACTCGGTCACGGCCCTGTCCGATCCGGAAACCGCTCTCGCCTACCTCGACGAATCCGAGGTGGACGTGGTCATCACGGACATGAAGATGCCCAAGCTCTCCGGACAGGGCGTGCTCGACCACGTAAAGAAGAATTACCCGTACATACCGGTGATGATCATGACCGCCTACGGCTCCATCGAAGGCGCCGTGGAGGCCATGAAGCTGGGTGCGTTCGATTATATCACCAAGCCTTTCGCCAACGAGGAACTGCTGCTCTCAGTGCGCAAGGCAGCACAGATGGCCGAGGCCCAGCGGCAGTACCGGGTGCTCCAGGAAAGCCTGGGACAGCGCTTTGGCAAGCATCAGATCCTCGGCACCTCCAAGGTCATGCAGAACGTGCTGGCCATGATCGACCGCGCGGGCCCGTCCAAGGCCACGGTGCTCATCACAGGCGAGTCCGGTACGGGCAAGGAACTCGTGGCAAAGGCCATCCACTTCTCATCCCCCCGGAGCAAGGGACCGTTTATCTCCGTGAATTGCGCCGCCCTCAACCCCGGCGTGCTCGAAAGCGAGCTGTTCGGCCATGAGAAGGGCTCCTTCACCGGCGCCGTGGCGCGTAAGCGCGGCCGGTTCGAGTTGGCTCATGGCGGCACGCTCTTTCTCGATGAGATCGGCGAGTTGAGCCAGGACATGCAGGTAAAGCTGCTGCGCGTCCTGCAGGAGCGGACCTTCGAGCGCGTGGGCGGAACAGAGTCCATCAGCGTGGATATCAGACTGGTGGCGGCAACGAACAAGGACCTGCCTGAAGCCGTGAAGAATGGGGGATTCCGCGAGGACCTCTATTATCGACTGAACGTAATACAAATTGAAATACCGGCCCTGCGTGAACGGCGCGAAGACATTCCGCTGCTCGCATCTTCCTTTGCCGAGAAGTATGCCGAGGAGAACGAAACCGCGCACAAGACGTTCTCGCCCGAGGCCATCGGCTATCTCATGGGGTATGAGTGGCCGGGCAATGTCCGCCAGTTGGAGAACGTGGTGGAGCGGTGCATGGTGCTTGCCGGCTCCGATGTCATCGGCGTGGAAGATCTGCCGGCCGAGATCAAGGACGAGGAGGCGCAGTTCAAGTCCGCCGTGGATCTGCTGCCGGTGAAGCTGGACCTTTCCGACACCCTGGAGAAGATCGAAGCCGCCCTGGTGCGCCGAGCCCTGGTGCGTAGCGACTTCGTGCAGGTGAAAGCGGCCGAGTTGCTCGGCATCTCCAAAAGCCTGCTCCAGTACAAGCTGAAAAAGTACCAGATTTCGGCCCATCCGTAA
- a CDS encoding DEAD/DEAH box helicase, with amino-acid sequence MPQGSVSEYVDSLKASPRLGSQVVYHRVLSGRDPEFGEPVRPWPRAVGNLLAERSIPALYAHQVRATDMVRAGRHVVVATPTASGKTLVYNLPVLERFLQDPDARALYMFPLKALAQDQLKAFNELTAGWPKDARPRAAIYDGDVSDYARRKIRENPPHALLTNPEMLHLALLPHHEKWSTFLAGLSFVVVDEVHTYRGVMGSHMAQVFRRLNRVAARFGAAPTFIFCSATVANPGELAQKLTGHEVETITESGAPQGKRHFVFLDPLEGAAHAAIMLLKSALARNLRTIVYCQSRKLTELVSLWAQDKAGPYKDRISAYRAGFLPEERREVEARMSTGELLAVISTSALELGIDIGALDLCILVGYPGTIMSTLQRGGRVGRSLKESAVVLVAQEDALDQYFMRHPEDFFERPPEAAVLNPHNEVILARHLDCAAAELPLTEGEPWLDISEVRQVMTAMEYDGRLLRSKEGDRIHSRRKQPHREVDLRGAGASYRIEALPQGASVGLVDEHRAFRETHPGAVYLHRGKTFLVKDLDLGSHTVTVTPARVDYYTRVRGSKSTEILEVHEYGSVWGTRIFRGRLRVTETITGYEKRKVRGGTLMTIVPLDLPPLVFETEGVWIEIPMEVQRQAEDKFFHFMGGIHALEHAMIGILPLIVMTDRNDLGGISTPMHPQVGLPAVFVYDAAPGGVGLTRQAYEKADDLMARTMDVVASCPCDLGCPSCVHSPKCGSGNRPIDKAAALFLLGALRDAPAPDIGPQCLPQLPDKKEETPTDGIAVTAHIPNAELRYGVLDVETQLSAQEVGGWRNARDMRVSCCVLYDSETNDYTAYREDELPAMFDRLQALDLIIGFNILRFDYSVLGPYAGALDLHSLPTLDMLQEVRRRLGYRLSLDALGAATLGAQKTADGLQALAWWKEGRIDEIIEYCTKDVELTRDLYLHGREHGYLLFTNKAKQTVRLPVEW; translated from the coding sequence ATGCCTCAGGGTTCAGTGTCCGAGTACGTGGATTCGCTCAAGGCTTCGCCGCGTCTGGGATCCCAGGTGGTTTATCATCGCGTGCTCTCGGGCAGGGACCCTGAGTTCGGCGAACCGGTCCGGCCCTGGCCCCGCGCCGTGGGGAACCTGCTGGCTGAGCGCTCCATACCCGCACTCTACGCCCACCAGGTTCGAGCCACGGACATGGTCCGCGCCGGACGCCATGTCGTGGTGGCCACCCCCACGGCAAGCGGCAAGACCCTGGTATACAACCTGCCGGTTTTGGAACGATTTCTCCAGGATCCGGACGCCCGCGCCCTGTATATGTTTCCGCTCAAGGCCCTGGCGCAGGACCAGCTCAAGGCCTTTAACGAGCTGACTGCAGGCTGGCCCAAGGACGCCCGCCCCCGCGCAGCAATTTACGACGGCGACGTAAGCGACTACGCCCGCCGCAAGATCCGCGAGAACCCGCCGCACGCCTTGCTCACCAACCCGGAAATGCTGCATCTGGCGTTGCTGCCGCATCACGAGAAGTGGTCCACCTTCCTGGCCGGGCTGTCTTTTGTGGTGGTAGACGAGGTACACACCTACCGCGGCGTCATGGGGTCGCACATGGCGCAGGTTTTCCGGCGATTGAACCGTGTGGCCGCTCGATTCGGCGCCGCGCCCACGTTCATCTTCTGCTCGGCAACGGTAGCCAACCCCGGAGAATTGGCGCAGAAGCTCACCGGCCACGAGGTGGAAACCATCACGGAATCCGGCGCACCGCAGGGCAAACGCCACTTCGTGTTCCTCGACCCGCTGGAAGGCGCTGCCCACGCCGCGATCATGCTTCTCAAGTCCGCCCTGGCCCGCAACCTGCGCACCATCGTGTACTGCCAGTCGCGCAAGCTCACGGAGCTTGTATCCCTGTGGGCGCAGGACAAGGCCGGACCATATAAGGACCGCATCAGCGCCTATCGCGCCGGCTTTCTGCCCGAAGAACGGCGGGAGGTCGAAGCCAGGATGTCCACGGGCGAGCTGTTGGCGGTGATTTCCACCTCGGCCCTCGAACTCGGTATCGATATTGGCGCCCTGGACCTGTGCATCCTGGTGGGCTATCCGGGCACCATCATGTCCACGCTCCAGCGCGGGGGCCGGGTGGGCCGCAGCCTCAAGGAGTCCGCTGTTGTGCTTGTGGCGCAGGAGGACGCCCTGGACCAGTACTTCATGCGCCACCCGGAAGACTTTTTCGAGCGACCGCCGGAAGCGGCCGTGCTCAATCCGCACAACGAAGTCATCCTCGCCAGGCACCTGGATTGCGCCGCGGCCGAGCTTCCCCTCACCGAAGGCGAACCCTGGCTCGATATCTCTGAAGTGCGCCAGGTGATGACGGCCATGGAATACGATGGCCGTCTGCTGCGCTCCAAGGAGGGAGACCGCATCCATTCGCGCCGCAAACAGCCGCACAGGGAAGTTGATCTGCGCGGGGCAGGGGCTTCCTACCGCATAGAGGCTTTGCCACAAGGAGCTTCCGTGGGCCTGGTGGATGAACACCGAGCGTTTCGGGAGACTCACCCCGGGGCCGTGTATCTGCACCGCGGCAAGACGTTCCTGGTCAAGGATCTCGACCTCGGCTCCCACACTGTGACGGTGACGCCGGCACGGGTGGACTACTACACCCGCGTGCGTGGTTCCAAGAGCACCGAGATTCTGGAGGTCCACGAGTACGGCAGCGTCTGGGGCACGCGCATTTTCCGCGGCAGGTTGCGGGTTACGGAAACCATTACGGGATACGAGAAACGCAAGGTGCGCGGCGGCACGCTCATGACCATTGTGCCCCTTGATCTGCCGCCTCTGGTTTTCGAGACAGAGGGGGTGTGGATCGAAATTCCCATGGAAGTGCAGCGGCAAGCGGAGGATAAATTTTTCCATTTCATGGGTGGAATCCATGCGCTGGAGCACGCCATGATAGGCATCTTGCCGCTTATCGTCATGACGGATCGCAACGACCTCGGCGGCATCTCCACGCCCATGCACCCCCAGGTGGGATTGCCGGCCGTGTTCGTTTACGACGCCGCCCCCGGTGGCGTGGGGCTCACGCGGCAGGCGTACGAAAAAGCGGACGATCTCATGGCCCGAACCATGGACGTGGTCGCCTCCTGCCCGTGCGACCTCGGCTGCCCGTCCTGCGTGCATTCGCCCAAATGCGGGTCCGGCAACAGGCCCATCGACAAGGCTGCGGCTCTGTTTCTGCTCGGCGCCCTCCGGGACGCGCCAGCGCCGGACATCGGACCGCAATGTTTACCGCAGTTGCCGGATAAAAAGGAAGAGACCCCGACAGATGGGATTGCCGTCACGGCGCACATCCCCAATGCGGAATTGCGATACGGCGTTCTCGATGTGGAAACGCAACTGTCGGCGCAGGAAGTGGGTGGCTGGCGAAACGCCAGGGATATGCGTGTTTCCTGCTGCGTGCTCTACGATTCGGAAACGAACGATTATACGGCCTATCGCGAGGACGAACTGCCCGCCATGTTCGATCGGCTTCAGGCACTCGACCTGATCATCGGTTTCAACATCCTGCGCTTCGACTACTCGGTGCTCGGTCCATACGCCGGTGCGCTCGACCTGCACTCTCTGCCCACCCTCGATATGCTCCAGGAGGTGCGCCGGCGGCTCGGTTACCGACTTTCACTGGACGCCCTGGGCGCCGCCACTCTGGGTGCGCAGAAAACCGCCGACGGGCTCCAGGCCCTGGCCTGGTGGAAGGAAGGCCGCATCGACGAGATCATCGAGTATTGCACCAAGGACGTGGAGCTCACACGCGACCTCTACCTGCACGGCCGCGAGCATGGCTACCTGCTTTTCACCAATAAAGCCAAGCAGACCGTGCGCCTGCCTGTTGAATGGTAG
- a CDS encoding menaquinone biosynthetic enzyme MqnA/MqnD family protein codes for MTESTEHDDPSPMKLGRIGYLNVLPIYEPIESGDQNVLGDLHFEIVSGPPSHLNQLMASGELPISAMSSVEYGRRPEQYLLIPDLAIGSRGPVQSVLLLSRKDIRNLNDADILVSAQTHTSATLLHMLLKDHYGLDKLRYTTGNATAILESGERPLAILCIGDEALTLRNHSDYPVRLDLGEAWREWTGLPFIFGLWAVSRAAFEKQPEQLRAAARVLLASKRAGVSRLSTLLPAASQASGMSVEELADYFAGLVYDLGPEELDGLRAFYAALARHGIIEKAPDLEFIEIGN; via the coding sequence ATGACCGAATCGACAGAACACGATGACCCGTCGCCCATGAAGCTCGGGCGGATTGGCTACCTGAACGTACTGCCCATCTACGAGCCCATCGAATCCGGCGATCAGAACGTGCTCGGCGATCTGCACTTCGAAATCGTAAGCGGACCGCCATCCCACCTTAACCAACTCATGGCTTCGGGAGAACTGCCCATCTCGGCCATGTCGTCCGTGGAATACGGCCGCCGGCCGGAGCAGTATCTGCTTATTCCAGACCTGGCCATCGGCAGCCGCGGACCAGTGCAGTCCGTACTGTTACTCTCCAGAAAGGACATCAGAAATCTCAACGACGCAGACATCCTGGTCAGTGCGCAGACCCACACCTCGGCCACGCTTCTGCACATGCTTCTCAAAGATCATTATGGACTTGACAAGCTGCGGTATACCACCGGAAACGCAACTGCGATTCTGGAATCCGGCGAGCGTCCCCTGGCCATTCTTTGCATCGGTGACGAGGCTCTGACCCTGCGCAACCATTCGGACTACCCCGTGCGGCTGGACCTGGGCGAGGCGTGGCGGGAGTGGACCGGCCTGCCCTTCATCTTTGGCCTCTGGGCCGTATCCCGCGCCGCGTTCGAAAAGCAGCCGGAGCAACTCCGCGCAGCTGCTCGGGTGTTGCTCGCCAGCAAACGCGCCGGCGTTTCCAGGCTGTCCACGTTGCTCCCGGCCGCGTCGCAGGCGTCCGGCATGTCCGTGGAGGAACTGGCCGATTACTTCGCCGGCCTGGTTTACGACCTCGGCCCCGAGGAACTGGACGGGCTGCGCGCGTTCTACGCCGCCCTGGCCCGGCACGGAATTATCGAGAAGGCTCCCGACCTGGAATTTATCGAAATTGGAAATTGA